The sequence below is a genomic window from Salminus brasiliensis chromosome 6, fSalBra1.hap2, whole genome shotgun sequence.
tgtgtgtgtgaaatcaaGCATAACAGATATACAAACTGAATATTAACAGGCAGCTACTTACAACACAATTACAACTAACAAACCATTAAAATTGTGGGTTTTTACTGTATGATAGGTAGTAGATGGATAAATGCAACACTGCATGAAGAAGTAAGGACATAGCTGTGTAGCACAAGTAGCACAAGTTAAACCTTTTTTTCCTGAAGCTCGTTTTAGAACTACCTTAAACTGAAAACTCTCAAACTCACAAATAGTAATTTTATGTGCTGCTGGTTTCATTTTGAGTTTCAGCAAGTGCTCAGCCCTCTACTGCTCCACTGTCCACGCTTCAAACCACAGAATCAGAAAACCCAACGACCACTTCCGTACAGACTGCTGATTATTCAGGTAAAGAGCAACAGACACTTACTCCACCACTCCTCACAATTATTTGTATCATCAGTAAAAGGCAGGTTGAAGAGGGGCTAGTATGTGAAACTCTTATAACAACatatagttgaataatgagatggaacttgaaaacaaacattaaaccttaaacaaacattaaaccttaaaaacaaaggcttgtaaaaccacGTCTGAGCATTTGTTCCTTAAAAGTCACATATGtactatttaaaaaacaatggtGAACTGTGACAAATGGACATAGGCCTTCATTTTGGGCCGTTATTGTCAAACCCTGGTGAAAAACCCATCCCTACGATAATGCTAGTCTTTGCTAACCACCTATGAGAGTCTAGGAGTGTTTCAGTACCTTAATAGTTTAGTGCTTTAATGCTGTTATAGGTTTTTACCTGTTCTAGATTTGAAGAGGATATTTGAAGCTTGTACACaacatttttacataatttctATCTAGCAGTCTAGCAGTTTCCTCCCTAATTTTTAGTCAATTTCCCAATatccccatcacatgtaatgctcttGACTGGGAAGGAGAGGACTGACCTATGTCTCACATGTCGCAACCAGCtactgcctcttttcgaactgccgctaatgcaacatcactgaACAAATAAtgtgctcggaggaaagtgccgggtaccCAACTCTGATGCATTGGTTAGCAGACTGTggggagtgatgtggggagagacagAGCTATCTACCCAtgtggagagagcaaggccaattgtgctgacTTGAGCTCCTGCTGCTGATGGGAATACAGAGTGGCTGTACAGTGGCTTTCCAGAAAGGCACCAGATAGATTCCTAACAAATTAATTGCTTAAAATCAGATCTTACATATCAGGGACTTCCAGAGGACCTAAAGTGATGCTCATTACACTGGTACCATCTGTTAATTACATGTATAGGCCTTCTGTTCTGCTCATGTCCATTAAAAAGTTTGTCTCTTTCCACCCAGGTACCACAGAAAACCTGATTGGACAGTTCTCTATTTAGAAGTTCAATACTTTAACCTTTTTGTTGTCAACCAAGCCCTAACCATGGAATACGTCTAGTACTGTAATACATTGTAACAATCTTGCCCTGCCTGCCCTGGAGTCTCTGgacatctgttttttttcctgttttgccCCTTCTCCACCCTTATCATTCCCCTCAATTGTGTGTAAATATTTAGCCCCATTCTCTCATTGTCCTTAAGTGTTGCTTGTTGTATTGAGTATTTATACCCCTTGTGTTTGGTTTCTCTGGATTTTGTAATTGCaagttacatacttgcagacagtaAATACAAGCATGATTCCTTTTAAAAAGGGAACTAAAACTAGACATTTCCTATATCATTCTTTAATTCCCAGAAACCATTAGAGGTTCCCTCTAGCCAAAAAGAAAGTACCTGTTCAGTTAGAAAAGCATTATGGATTGATTTTCTGTTCCTTTTCGTTTCGAGGAGAAACTATGCCATGATGGATGTTTGTTTTTCAGGTACTTCCACCACACATGAACAGACATCATCAGCAACACAGACACTTTCTTCAGTTCACAGTAAATAGCAaatacactctatacacactaaaAATGTATAGTTCACAAACCAAAAAAGATATCTTTTTGGTTTAtaaactctttctctttcttttttcagttGAGCTTCCTGTATATGGAGGGGCGCTTGGCCTgttgctctgctgtgttcttgTGGCTCTTGTGGTTTTCTACAGGAGGCGATCCACCACCTTCTCCACATGTAAGTGCAATATGTTTAGAAATGTAATGCAGTCAAACAACACTTGCTATTCAGTGGATACTTATGAGGTCGACTTACTTAACTTATGGACATGAAAGTTAGAGAGTCAAAGAGTCAAAGCGATTTATTGTATTCAACTTCTGTAACTGAACATCAGGCGTGGCACTCGTCAAACACCAGATCTGCAGCTCTCTACTTGTCTTTCAAGCGGCCTTTATTCAGTaacagactgtagcccatttGTTGTCAGAACTGCTGTTGACCGGGTGCCATCCATTATGTTTGGGATATggcatatatatttaaattagctGTAAATTTGCATTCTTAGAAAAACTCATGCAGAATTAGCAGAATTAGCCAAACCCTAGCCTTGTCACCATCAACtgtttttaacaatagtaaGAAGAATAAGCGAAGAACTGGTGAGCTTATACAGTAAGCATGACTTTCATAtgctaaagtaaaaaaaaaaaaaaaaaaaactcaaaggGGAGACGATACTTGACACCTGGTTAAGTGGTATGGTGCATGAGGCTTTTGGGCTTTGTTACAGGGTCAGTGCTATTTGTGCATCAACAGGTGGGCTGCATTCTCCAACTCTAACTGTTTCTAAATGTATACAAGCAAGGTGGACCCTATAATTTAGAGGTTTCAATATTTCAAGAGTAAAATGGCTGGTTTACACACTCTTTAACCCTTGTTTTTTCTAATCTGCATTTCTTCCCCTTGTTATTCAGCTTTGAAACCACCTGCCCCTGAAAATCAAATCTCAGATCCACCACCTGAACAGGTATGTGATGCTGTTTTTCAATTTCAGAACTAGAACCTCAGGTAAAAGAAACAGAGCATCTCTGTTTTGTACTAATAACTGTTTTGTGGTCCTTGGCATTTCTTTTATTGTGCAGTTGGATGGTGTTCAAAAGGGTGCTACTTCATACTCTAAGCTCAAGTCTGACACTAGCAAACCACAGTTCACAAACAATAAGAATGCAAAAAAGGCAGAACTGAAAGTAGTTCATCTGTTCATCAGATGCTAAAaaaatctttcagtttttcaagtTGCCATAGAGTTATAAAATGCTTTATTAGttgagctgctgctttactgctGCTACAGCCTATACTGCAGCTTTCCGATATTACTGAAATAgtgttattgctgcattttCAGTCCAAAGAAAACAACTCAAGTGAGTGtttgaatacatttacatttacatttacatttacggcatttagcagacgctcttatccagagcgacttacaaagtgctttgctatttacccaagaaaaagccttagctagttagaatagactaataatacaaaagatacctccaagcttagacattactaaacacaatacaataaggcgaccatagaactattcgtccaagtactctctgaagaggtgggtcttcagtctgcgtttgaagacagcgagcgactcggccgttcggacacccaggggcagctcgttccaccactttggtgccaggacagaaaaaagcctggacgcttgtcgtccgcggattttgagggatggtgggtcgagccgagccgtacttgaagctcgaagggttCGAATAGTTGCTTCCAGGTCCACAAACATCCACAGAGAAaacttttaaccccttaaacagcctaaaGTCTTATTactaacttctattaccaaagaataaccCTTGTCATTACTGAATAATAGAGCTTAGTGTGTAAGTAGCATTTCTGCCTAATGTGTGATTTCTCCACATTAAAGAGTCAatcacttaaagcaacattatgtagcatttttaccttacaaacagcttcaaaatcattttgaCACTCCACTGACCTCCATATTCCCACTCTAGGCCTGGAACACAGCTACCTGCGCTATCAAACTTAGTAAAGAATTTGGTAAAGCAGGCAGGACAGTGCTCATGAGGACatatttaacataaaaaaacagtcaTATTTATATcaaattctgtaatattatttgaccacctcagtccacatgttcTTTCGTGTTTAGTGacatttctgtgtctctcagcttgtttggaaatgcatgtgtaaagcatgtcctttagggaTGGCTAAAAGTGCAAATTACAcatcccaactgtagggggagcccaggaataagaaataccaattctcgcatagtgctgctttaaagaagACCCATATTATACATTGATTTTATACTTCTTTCCCCAGAGGTCCACCTATGAAAATGCTTAGGCACCCCTGTTCAAATTACACTGTTCATTTACTAATCATAAATAAGTTACAGTAAGCTACAGTAAGTCAATAGAACATGTGCTTTAAAATGTCCAGAAAACATcaatccatctgtccatccacccatcttctTACCTGCTTCTACCTGGTCAGGCTCGCAGTGGCTCTAAAGCCAAACCCAGAATCACTGGTCATAAGGCACTAATACCCCCTGGATGGTAAGTTAGATCATCACAGAGTGCCACACAAAACCAGTCACTCACACTAAtccctaggggcaatttagcatggtgtgtttttgggaggtggaagTAAACCAGAGTACCCATGGAAACCAGCTTAGACACTGAGAAGACACGCCAAACTCCTTACAGACAGAGACCAAAGGGAGAATTGAACTCACAACCCCAGACAAAATACAAGTGTGTTTGTAAAATGTGATATTACAGTTCACTTATTATCACTTTATAtaatcaacaaaatgtgtcatttgaccagggatGCCTTAACCTgtctgtagctgtagctgtaagTCATTCATATGAACATACTATTTTCCTCTCCTTATCCTGTTAATCCTGTTGTGCtgttaataattatatatgcaAACTGTACTTTAGCATGAATTGTAgctaaactatatatatagcCTCATAAGCCTCAAAAAACGCTGCAGGAAATGCCTAGTGGAGCATTAAAATAGAGGAAACACAGCGTCTAGTGATGTTCATGAGTTTAagacttcaggcagtcattgccaacaaagggtTTTCAACCAAGTATtagaaatgaacattttatttacaattatttCATTTGTCAAATTACTTTTGAGCCCCTGAAATGAAGGGATTGGGATTAAAAATGCTTTAGTCTCTCGCATGTTTATGCAATTATTCGGTTCAACCCACTGATTTAAAGCTGAGAGTCTGAACTTCAGCTGCATCTGAATTGTTTTGTTCAACGTTCATTGTGGTAATGAACAGAACCGAAATTAGAACAATTTTGtctctgtccaaatatttataaaCATAACTGTAGCGTCATTCCacctttgtctgtctctctcttaagGAGGAAGTTTGTCATGTCTATGATGAGATGCTGGCTGTGTACAGTCTAGCTGGTCCAGACGCCAGAGAAGAAACCTCAGAGACCTACAGCGTCATTCAGCACGCTCCTCCAGCAGAAGACGACTCTCCATACTCTCTCATAGCTCATCACTAGGAAAGTCTTTAGAATCTCATTACTTTATTGAGAACCTAAATTGGTTTCAGTTCAGCTGAGCACTGTATCCACATCCTATTACTCGTCTATATCCCTTCTGCATTAGCTGATAGATTTCTACTGCAACTAAGAGGAACAGGCCACTGCTTGCTATGGCCACCTTTACTGAAAGCTGTACTTTCTGAAACTGACTAATCTTGGAAAGTGTGCCCTAACCCTGTACTTCTGGTGTGACACTGTGGTCACATTTCCGGTTGTTTTTGCTATATCTCCTTGCAGCTGTTATGCGAGAGAATTAAGTATTGCAAATTGTCTTGCAAACCTTGCCTGGGCAAATGAAAAATTCTGTAATAAACAGCAGTATGGCATGAAAAGAAGCAACTGCCTACTGCTAAACACGTTTCTGTACTGGGCAGATGTTCTAGTTGCATATTAAACCACAAAAAGACATTTACCTTCAAAAGAGCGATGCTAAGCCATGATGTGTTCACCCCAACCGAAAGATCACTGTGGTTGTCAGTATAAGGTAGATGTAACAAACAGGAAAGCTTCTGTTAGAACAAAGGAATCTGCACTGCACATTATTTCTTACAATCTCAGTGTGTTATTCTGCACCTCTATCTTATGTGGGTTTGTTCAAGCTGGGACAAGGGGGGCATCTTTAGTCCCCTTTGTCCCTTTGTCTTGCTTTATTTGTAGTCCTTGCAGAGGTTTATTGATATTTAAGGAAATAGTGTATACCTTAATGGAGAACTTTATACCCTAACCTGTGAAACAGTAATGATGCAAACTTTAAAAATGGAATAAATgtgaatagttcatagttaataattcaattaaataaggTAATATGTTGTATTTTAGGTTTGCAAAAGCAGTTCTTAAATATCTGTATCTATCTTTGTGGTGTCTAAACATCTTTACATATGTGTGGTCTGAAATTGCCATGTTAATTAAAAGGGCATATATCATGCAAAAGTCTAAATTCTTTTTTGAAATAAGCAATATGTTGGGACGTACATAGGATGTAGTACATACGCTTCAGGCATACCATTTACTCaccatacagtccatatataGAAACTCTGCAAACGCTGCAAAAGCATCccagttttatttaatttcattttttttatgtcctcaaaatcaatgcatttacatatatcctcATCCAACAGTTTAGCCTCACACATTCATGTTAAAGctctaaaatatataatatatcttaGACTggacatttacatatatcttaaaagAACAGTAACAGAATCTGTTTAATTGTTAAGGTTTAAGGGAAAGTGGACCACAGTGgaaatacaagaaaaatgtaggatatggacCTTTAAATGTAAGCAGCTTGTgataaaagcctcttgacttgacttaacatGAAAAAGCATAATTTCATTAAATTCTTAAGTCctgtggtctgtctgtctatcatgACTGTGTGGCAGTTGTCGGTCAGTGAGTCAACAGGGGCACAGCATGACTCAGAAGCATGTCTATACTCTTCTCCCACGTGGCCAGACAAATATACCTCCCTCAGCTATGTTGCAATCAGGAAAGGGCCACACTGAGGCGTCAAAGTCAAATGCTTAAAAATACTTGACCTGTTTGGACGCATGAGTGCAGTTGGGTCAATTTGGACTATTTCTCACAGTGGACCTAAACAGATATTTCCATTGACTTATATAGAGGCTAAATCTTAAGATTTTTATTGCATTGCATTACTTAAGATTCCAGGGATTATTGCTGGAAGTATTTTAAACAACAATAAAAGACCCCATATGCATGCATTGACAAGAATGCAATGCTTCATTTATTCTATTATAAACCCATACAGTATATTCATCTACAACAGAAATGAGGTCTGTTCCCAAGAGATTATATACCCCATCTGATCTAACCCATTTAGACCACATCTTGATAAACTGCCATAAGAAATTCCAGTCATTTAAGTCGTCACTGACACTTTACGATGTCATCAGTTCATTCCTCATTCTTCTTTGATTCTAGATATCGGTCTTATTTGAGCAAATAGAAGGTTATATTTCTAATAATTGTCAGTAACAAATGAACAGATAAAAAGGGGATGgggaatggggacagggacttaggacactaaatcaaagtatctacatacacaaactggaccctcactcactacaatacacaaccatggctcacggaaaacacactacggacaacaatggaaatatttcttttaactcacacatacactcacatacagataaatatgtacatatgtatatgtatgtatatatacacacacacacacagacacgcactatttcatctctgtatatatatttgtatatttgtattctgtacttttttttgcttatatttctatattttcatttttatattctattctttaacttaaatgtaacttattctatttttattttcttcatttttattttatttttcttttgcacttttgcactttacttcattaagttaaggtttagttaagtttaaatgtagatttttattgtatagcttgatgtgagcagactgtcaaaaaaagcatttcactgcaagttatactgtgtatgactatgtatgtgacaaataatatttgatttgattttgattttttgATTTAGAAATagatataaagagagagatcaGGTTATCTCCCTTTTCTAAAATATTGCACTGCAAAACCTGCACTATTATTGTTAGTCATATGACACTTCAAAGGGGAAAAGCCTGCATTTCTAAGAACATGCAGTGCAGGCCTGAACCAGTTATTTTGGATGGGGAGGAAGAGTCGTGGATTGGAGAACTGAAACTACTTAAATGTCTCAACTGGGTTTGTGCTTTTGGAGACGCATTCTGCTGCATTTCAGCATGTATGTATTCTACAGTGCATGTAAGCTTTCTAGTACTGAATGTTTAGTGGGCTGACCTCCAGCTGTGGATGCCTAAAATAGCCACCACCTTTTACCTCaccatgtcaagtcaagtcaaatttatttgtatagcgctttttacaacctttgtcgtcacaaagcagctttacataattggtacttaataaaggacagagacagagaagaaagaagaaataacatgaaggatcaaagaccccccgtgagcaagccaacggcgacagtggcaaggaaaaactccctcagagctggaggaagaaaccttgggaggaaccaagactcacaagggggacccatcctcctctggtcagactatttaaacattaatgataaaaattaccaaagcagatacaacagaaagttaatagtggtgatattaatagtgtcagacaggcacgagtccatctaggtttcaacacggccaccaaacaggcagcagcagcaggcgggtgagctgctggtccgctggccggactggtaggtggcagctggtttgacgcaggtagaggggacctcagcaggcaatcttccagcaggttgggctgtttgtcactgttgaggagaaggaagttatgtgacatccagagttttatatcctttacacagtcctccattttctgtagtctaaatgtatcatcaggtttggctgatatatagagctgtgtgtcatctgcatagaaatggaaattaacgccatgtctgcttattactgagcccagtggtaacatgtacaatgtaaataatggccctaaaattgagccttgcggaactccatatcttacttctgtgtaatttgaaaataaatcttttatctttacaaattgagagcgtcccgttagatatgatatGTTGCAAAATTAATACCGTTGCATAGGAAATACAGTTTTctatacactctacactctgcatATACCACTAACTGACACACTCTGAACTGTCAcagcataataaataaatgaatattctgGGTTGAACAGCATGCTAAAGTCAAACAATGCCTCCTATTGACACCCTAACTCTGTGTTTCAGAGAGGAACGTGGGATGGGTGGGTACCAattgggcatgggctctgagtgggtttgtacatacgtTTTGCCCCATGGGTTTtaccccatcgttacagcccatcTTAaactcacatgggtcccatgtGCCTGTGTACAACAAAGATGGGGCCCATATGGATGCCCATTGCCTtcggtgggcatccatatgtggggcaaATGTGGAATCTGAGGACAAAatattctggttcccagttgggctacccatacaggccccattTTGACATGTTAGCAGGGTAATTTGACCTGTGATATTTTTTTCTCTTGATATTTAATActgacaaaaatgacaaaataaaaatgtaaaaaaaacatatactgTACATCTTTGCATGTTACAAACACACTTGTATCAAATACCGGTACAGTACATTTCTGTAGCCTTGAAGACTGGTTGTGATTTCTTGTTTTCTATCCAATCATTTCAGGTAGGCTTTGGGCCCACTATGACCCTGACTAGGAAGAAGTGGATACTCCAGATGCATGAAGTAACCAGGTTTACACGGGTCTCAGTGTTTTGGTTTCTGTGATCCCAAAAACAATCAATTTAAGttttcaggctgtttttgtCCCATGGTTTCCATATACAGTGTGGACTGTGGTATTGCAAAAGTTTACCAGAGTGCAACAATACCATTACGTAGCAATCTTACCTTAAATTGCATCTTTAAAGTCATTTAAAGTGTTCCATTGACTtcaacgctgctactgcactatgtaactctggtggaACTGAGTTTCTGATACCGGTTCTGTATCTTTCCgtttgtcaacaaatgcatgtgtatagATGTCCATGAGGAGGAGCTTAAAATGTCATTTATATTTATGACAGTAGCATAGCaatgaattacactccccaactgtggggggagcccaagagcacaAAATGCCAGTTCTGGCATAATACTAACAAAGTAGTTaaagaaaagtgacagaatctCAGTTCTCTATGATAAATCCTTTAAATCAGGAACGGTATTAGCAAAACCAATCAGTAGCTGTCTCCGAAACTAcgccctattcactatcccctacatgcTAAAAAATCCAGGTTGCTaaatagagcactattatagttAAGAGGAATCCACAAGGTAGTGAACGATTTCGGCCTTTGGGTGTGTGACCTTACTGCTGTGCGACAGCAGAGTGCGCCACAAAAACAATCTGACCGCCGGATATCTTCAGAGAACCTGTGCGtgaatcttcaaaccaaactatgcgatggattatgggtattccatgtctTTTTTCATACTATAGTTGTGTtcaaaactgtgccctattcactatgcAGCCAACGCAGTGCAGGTTTTTCAGTGCACTGCAACGATCCCACAATGCTCCCTAAATGTAGTGTACAAACCATGTACACTACATGAACATGGAATATCCATAATCCATCGCATAGTTTGTTGTTCTTTGAGGAATTTGCTGTCTCACAgcagtgagctcacacacataaAGACATGTCCAATTCCTGTACATTAGTGCTCTATACAGAGCTCTGGATCTTCACATGTAagggcacagtttcggacacagctcATATAtcacagtgcattgtgggactGTGCACTAAAAACTCATGACTACATTTTGGGACACCACTGCAAAATGGCAGAACCCCAAGGTAATGCACTATATGGTGAATAGGACACAGCTTCAAGCTGTGAGCTTTGAGGCCTACACACAATCATGGAGACTGATCTGAGATGCCATGGTCATGATGTCATGAATGTACATGacttttgaatatatatatatatatatatatatatatatatatatatatatatatatatatacatacatacatatatatataggcacTGAGTGGCCTATAGTGATAAAGACTGCTATCCCTACATTTGtgtcaggaacacacacacatacacacactcagggcTCAGATGTTTCCTACTGTCTGACAGCATCTGTTTCCTCAGTTATATTTGAACAATGAGTGGCCAGGGGCTGTTTCTGGAAACTCCAGCTGAGGAAACTCCTGCGCTCCCTTCAGAAGGACTTCACTTTGAAACTCCCCTTCATGACAGCGTGTATGTGCCTCACATGTGCTACAATAGCACACTGGTCATTACAGCAAGGTGTGCTCTCATTGTATCCACATCTACACATCCTCAacagaaaacagtgtttacatgctGTTTATCTTAAAACCTTGTAACGAGAGGTCTGAAATTGTCTTTGACATGTATAGTTTAACACGATTCAGTTAGTATAGGTTGAAATCACTGCGTTGAATTTCTTatttcttcatttaaacaaatgCAAGTAGGTTCAGGAAGGAGTATGTTTCTTCTCTCTAAGCAAAAGGTTCTACATAGGTTCTTTGACTCGTAATAATGACTGAACACTTTTGGGTATTATATAGAACTATGCAAAATCCTCtacaatagttttttttttgcatatttacaACCTTCCCATGCACTTAACCAAGTACTGAACCatgtacactgtgtgcagaattattaggcaaatgagtattttgatcacatcatcctttttatacatgttgtcctactccaagctctataggcttgaaagccaactaccaatcaagtaaatcaggtgatgtgcatctctgtaatgagaaggggtgtggtctaatgacatcaacaccctacataaggtgtgcttaattattaggcaacttcctttcctttggcaaaatgggtcagaagagagatttgacggactctgaaaagtcaaaaattgtaagatgtcttgcagagggatgcagcagtcttgaaattgccaaacttttgaagtgtgatcaccgaacaatcaagcgtttcatggcaaatagccaacagggtcgcaagaaacgtgttgaaaaaaaggtgcaaaataactgcccat
It includes:
- the LOC140557299 gene encoding uncharacterized protein, giving the protein MKTHLRIVLIYQVLMCVEVETNSGNVFVGTEGGSVEIHCRYPDSYIHTPKYFCRDPCGYLDVLIETQKGDEVVSKDRYSILNTVSARSISVTIRNVRLKDSGVYYCGVNKWGIDIIIKVQVSVRKVSASAQPSTAPLSTLQTTESENPTTTSVQTADYSGTSTTHEQTSSATQTLSSVHIELPVYGGALGLLLCCVLVALVVFYRRRSTTFSTSLKPPAPENQISDPPPEQEEVCHVYDEMLAVYSLAGPDAREETSETYSVIQHAPPAEDDSPYSLIAHH